A window of Nodosilinea sp. PGN35 contains these coding sequences:
- a CDS encoding GPW/gp25 family protein: MAKTFLGKGVGFPIAVDSRGDLLSAEYEESVRQSVLIILGTAKGERVMRPDFGCDIYDLVFETQSASTADKLSQAVQEALLRFESRIDVLTVEVQSSTVQSENKVVPMENGEVLLVNITYEVRATNNVFNLVYPFYLERSPG; this comes from the coding sequence ATGGCCAAAACATTTCTGGGCAAAGGGGTAGGTTTTCCGATCGCGGTCGATAGTCGCGGCGATCTGCTCTCGGCGGAGTACGAAGAGAGCGTGCGCCAGTCGGTGCTGATCATTCTCGGCACCGCCAAGGGGGAGCGGGTGATGCGGCCCGATTTTGGCTGCGATATCTACGACCTGGTGTTTGAGACCCAGTCGGCCAGCACGGCGGACAAGCTTTCTCAGGCGGTGCAGGAGGCGCTGCTGCGGTTTGAGTCGCGCATTGATGTGCTGACGGTGGAGGTGCAGAGCAGCACTGTGCAGTCAGAAAACAAAGTTGTGCCGATGGAAAATGGCGAGGTTTTGCTGGTCAATATCACCTACGAGGTGCGGGCTACCAACAATGTCTTCAACCTGGTGTACCCCTTTTACCTAGAAAGGAGCCCCGGCTAA
- a CDS encoding PAAR domain-containing protein has product MGQPAAKQGDQIVATDIHIVLVPAPPAPPVPTPLPHPFVGLINGNLSGNVNMMGRAAATVDSTADNTPPHLPTPPGIAFQNPPQNKATIKLGSATVKINGKMAARNGDIAETCNDPAAMPVGQVIAVGTVMVGG; this is encoded by the coding sequence ATGGGACAACCCGCCGCCAAACAGGGCGATCAAATCGTAGCCACCGACATCCACATTGTGCTGGTGCCCGCGCCGCCCGCACCGCCAGTGCCCACTCCCCTGCCCCATCCCTTTGTGGGGCTCATCAACGGCAACCTGAGTGGCAATGTCAACATGATGGGCAGGGCGGCGGCCACGGTTGACAGCACCGCCGACAACACCCCGCCCCACCTTCCCACCCCGCCAGGGATAGCTTTTCAGAACCCGCCCCAAAACAAAGCCACGATCAAACTGGGCAGCGCCACGGTGAAGATCAACGGCAAAATGGCCGCCCGCAATGGAGACATTGCCGAGACCTGTAACGACCCGGCGGCCATGCCCGTGGGGCAGGTAATCGCGGTGGGGACGGTGATGGTGGGGGGGTAG
- a CDS encoding phage baseplate assembly protein V produces the protein MAFLDQLLEATAPEPRGARLFGVVVGTVTNNQDPDGLGRVKVKFPWLSDQDESTWARLAVPMAGNGRGTYFLPEVDDEVLVAFEQGDPRFPYVLGALWNGKDKPPADNADGKNNLRVLRSRSGHTIRLNDEAGKETIEIIDKSGENKLVIDTASNAITLTSKQDITLTAPQGTITLEAQKLALKSSADTKIEASAGMDLKANGTMNCKGATINLN, from the coding sequence ATGGCGTTTTTAGATCAGCTGTTAGAGGCAACCGCACCAGAACCCAGGGGGGCGCGCCTGTTTGGGGTGGTGGTGGGAACGGTGACCAACAACCAAGACCCCGACGGGCTGGGGCGGGTCAAGGTAAAATTTCCCTGGCTCAGCGACCAGGATGAGAGCACCTGGGCGCGCCTGGCGGTGCCCATGGCCGGCAACGGGCGCGGCACCTACTTTCTGCCCGAGGTCGATGACGAAGTGCTGGTGGCCTTTGAGCAGGGAGACCCGCGCTTTCCCTACGTGCTGGGGGCGCTGTGGAACGGCAAAGACAAACCCCCCGCAGACAATGCCGACGGCAAAAACAACCTGCGGGTGCTGCGATCGCGCAGTGGCCACACCATTCGACTCAACGATGAAGCGGGCAAAGAGACCATCGAGATTATTGATAAAAGCGGCGAAAACAAGCTGGTGATCGATACAGCCAGCAATGCCATAACCCTGACCAGCAAACAGGATATTACCCTCACGGCTCCCCAGGGCACCATTACCCTCGAGGCCCAAAAGTTAGCCCTAAAATCGTCCGCCGACACCAAGATAGAAGCCTCAGCAGGCATGGATCTAAAAGCCAACGGCACTATGAATTGTAAAGGGGCAACCATCAATCTCAACTAG
- a CDS encoding phage late control D family protein — protein sequence MPVAQPASPLVAAFDIFINGSPLSVEQESHVVDVQVELDGAIPSMFSLTLSGSASRADDLSWLDDTQLFALGNEVDIRLGYADDLGSVMVGELTGLEPEFSCDRPPSLTLRGYDRRHRLQRGHHTRTFTQLKDSDIASQMAAEAGLTAQVQDSRVTHGYLLQSNQTNLAFLQERARLIQYELMVDNKTLRFRPVGNADGAALTLTLEADLLSFSPRLSAMQQVNRVVVQGWNVQDKAPFTGQATTGDESSTMGGQTSGGSLANRAFGTAVAQVVNLPVSTQAEVDQLAKARLNRTGLHLIDGEGSCWGRTDLKPGQVITLEGLGQRFSGQYYVTAVSHRYRPDRGYVTGFRVRRNAV from the coding sequence ATGCCCGTAGCCCAACCCGCCAGCCCCCTTGTGGCCGCTTTCGACATTTTTATCAACGGCTCGCCCCTGTCCGTCGAGCAGGAGTCCCACGTGGTGGATGTGCAGGTGGAGCTGGACGGGGCGATTCCCAGCATGTTTAGCCTGACGCTCTCGGGCTCCGCCAGCCGCGCCGACGACCTGAGCTGGCTGGATGACACCCAGCTGTTTGCCCTGGGCAACGAAGTCGATATTCGCCTGGGCTACGCCGATGATCTGGGCTCGGTCATGGTGGGTGAGCTGACCGGGCTAGAGCCAGAATTTTCCTGCGATCGCCCCCCCAGCCTCACCCTGCGCGGCTACGATCGCCGCCACCGACTTCAGCGGGGCCACCACACCCGCACCTTTACCCAGCTCAAAGACAGCGACATTGCCAGCCAGATGGCCGCCGAGGCGGGGCTCACCGCCCAGGTGCAGGACAGCCGCGTCACCCACGGGTATTTGCTTCAGTCAAACCAGACCAATCTGGCCTTTTTGCAGGAGCGGGCCAGGCTGATTCAGTACGAGCTGATGGTGGACAACAAAACCCTGCGGTTTCGCCCGGTGGGCAATGCCGACGGGGCCGCCCTCACCCTCACCCTGGAGGCCGATCTGCTCAGCTTTTCCCCCCGGCTGTCTGCGATGCAGCAGGTCAACCGGGTGGTGGTGCAGGGCTGGAATGTGCAAGATAAAGCCCCCTTCACCGGCCAGGCCACCACCGGAGACGAATCGTCTACCATGGGCGGCCAGACCAGCGGCGGCAGCCTAGCCAACCGAGCCTTTGGCACCGCCGTCGCCCAGGTGGTGAATCTGCCGGTGAGCACCCAGGCGGAGGTCGATCAGCTGGCCAAAGCCCGCCTCAACCGCACCGGGCTGCACCTGATCGACGGCGAGGGCTCCTGCTGGGGCCGCACCGACCTCAAGCCGGGTCAGGTGATCACCCTGGAGGGGCTGGGGCAGCGGTTTAGCGGCCAGTACTACGTGACGGCGGTCAGCCATCGCTACCGACCCGATCGCGGCTATGTCACCGGCTTTAGGGTGCGGCGCAATGCGGTGTAG
- a CDS encoding LysM peptidoglycan-binding domain-containing protein encodes MSTPLEKLTITPLAKKGTSYEKLPDIPVMFNPEAYSISKSVKWETPSGSGGGSGPQSQSRLNAPIIAFGGGESRQLSLELFFDVTGPVERNGQRLTIADVRQETNRLVELTRIQRDEDQPRVCRIAWGKAPTQSDFPFTGVVTSLTQRFTQFSRDGKPVRANLTISFKEFLDPELDRRQTDPELTTHRVRSGETLSSIAAEVYRDPRRWRTIAAANHLDDPRRLPVGKTLLIPKIR; translated from the coding sequence ATGAGCACTCCCTTAGAAAAATTGACCATCACCCCCCTGGCCAAAAAAGGCACCAGCTACGAAAAGCTGCCCGACATACCGGTAATGTTTAACCCCGAGGCCTACTCGATCAGCAAATCGGTAAAGTGGGAGACCCCCAGCGGCAGCGGCGGTGGCAGCGGCCCCCAGAGCCAGAGCCGCCTCAACGCGCCAATTATCGCCTTTGGCGGCGGCGAGAGTCGGCAGCTTTCCCTGGAGTTATTTTTTGATGTCACCGGCCCCGTCGAGCGCAACGGGCAGCGGCTGACGATTGCCGACGTGCGCCAAGAGACCAACCGACTGGTAGAACTCACCCGCATTCAGCGGGATGAAGACCAGCCCAGGGTTTGCCGCATCGCCTGGGGCAAGGCCCCCACCCAGTCCGACTTTCCCTTTACTGGAGTGGTGACCAGCCTCACCCAGCGCTTTACCCAGTTCAGCCGCGACGGCAAACCGGTGCGCGCCAACCTCACCATCTCCTTTAAAGAATTTCTCGACCCGGAGCTAGACCGCCGCCAAACCGACCCAGAGCTGACCACCCACCGGGTACGCAGCGGCGAGACCCTCAGCAGCATCGCCGCCGAGGTCTACCGCGACCCGCGCCGCTGGCGCACCATTGCCGCCGCCAACCACCTCGACGACCCCCGCCGGTTGCCGGTGGGCAAAACCCTGCTGATTCCAAAAATTCGCTAG
- a CDS encoding DUF6760 family protein, translated as MAYHFHWGHADLMALEHGDRQRWVAEVAEINQQINRQSGEPGRENFEF; from the coding sequence TTGGCCTACCACTTTCACTGGGGCCACGCCGATCTGATGGCGTTGGAGCACGGCGATCGCCAGCGGTGGGTGGCCGAGGTGGCTGAGATCAATCAGCAGATCAATCGGCAGAGCGGCGAGCCGGGGCGGGAAAATTTTGAGTTTTGA
- a CDS encoding phage tail assembly protein, translated as MFQTEYDFTLPAGYIDAEGNLHRQGTMHLATAADEILPLKDPRVQNNPAYLIVLLLSRVVTRLGTLDVVNPKVIEGLFAADLAYLQDFYNAINGGGGRTVQLQCPHCQQGFAVELDPPGELSATPSLASTRR; from the coding sequence ATGTTTCAGACTGAGTACGACTTTACGCTGCCGGCGGGCTACATCGATGCGGAGGGCAATCTGCACCGGCAGGGCACCATGCACCTGGCTACCGCCGCCGACGAAATTTTGCCCCTCAAAGACCCTCGGGTGCAAAATAATCCGGCCTATTTAATTGTGCTGCTGCTGTCGCGGGTGGTGACCCGCCTGGGGACGCTAGACGTGGTTAACCCCAAGGTGATTGAGGGGTTGTTTGCCGCCGATTTGGCCTACCTGCAAGACTTCTACAACGCCATTAACGGCGGTGGCGGCCGCACGGTGCAGCTCCAGTGCCCCCACTGCCAGCAGGGCTTTGCCGTGGAGCTAGACCCGCCGGGGGAATTGTCGGCTACCCCCTCGCTCGCCTCTACGAGGAGGTAG
- a CDS encoding phage tail protein, which produces MARKDPYKNYRFLVEIDGIVQAGFAECSGFGSEVQVVEYREGGDPTTARKLPGMAKYPDITLKWGLTDSRELYDWHLTAINGQIERKNGSVVVLDDAGQEQARWNFFSAWPSKYTGPSFNAKGNDIAIDSLTVCCERMARA; this is translated from the coding sequence ATGGCCAGGAAAGATCCCTATAAAAATTACCGATTTTTGGTAGAAATCGACGGCATTGTGCAGGCGGGGTTTGCCGAATGCAGCGGCTTTGGCTCTGAGGTGCAGGTGGTGGAGTACCGCGAGGGGGGCGACCCCACCACCGCCCGCAAGCTGCCGGGCATGGCCAAGTACCCCGACATCACCCTGAAGTGGGGGTTGACCGACTCCCGCGAGCTCTACGACTGGCACCTGACGGCGATAAACGGTCAGATCGAGCGCAAAAATGGCTCGGTGGTGGTGCTCGACGACGCGGGGCAAGAGCAGGCCCGCTGGAATTTCTTTAGCGCCTGGCCCAGCAAGTACACCGGCCCCAGCTTTAACGCCAAGGGCAACGACATTGCCATCGACAGCCTCACCGTGTGCTGCGAACGCATGGCGCGGGCCTAA
- a CDS encoding phage tail sheath subtilisin-like domain-containing protein, with product MPTYLSPGVYIEDAPPSARPIAGVGTSIGGFIGVVPNNIEMPTRPGSETASYDVAPAGEPQLITSWEEFKNSFGDIRAGNKTLALAIYGFFNNGGTRCWVTRVAAAAGLNNLADALAAFEPIDEITIVAVPGATSPVQHEAIIAHCTTMKDRFAILDSIEKPASLTPEAIRGGTAGEGGTTPTGNSAYAALYFPWIQVFDPSTEPGSIINHPPSGHIAGVYARVDGERGVFKAPANEVIRGALGLERRLSKNHQEGLNPAGINAIRIFDGNIKIWGARTLGGDANSEFKYISTRRYMNFLQESIDEGTQWVVFEPNTPDLWQRITRTVEDFLLVQWQTGGLFGETPKQAFFVKCDADTNPPQLRELGQVVTEVGVAIVRPAEFVIFRIQQLTGS from the coding sequence ATGCCTACCTACCTTTCCCCCGGCGTCTACATTGAAGATGCCCCGCCCTCTGCTCGCCCCATCGCCGGGGTGGGAACCAGTATCGGAGGGTTCATTGGCGTAGTGCCAAACAATATAGAGATGCCGACCCGCCCGGGTAGCGAAACGGCCAGCTATGATGTCGCCCCCGCTGGTGAGCCCCAGCTGATCACCAGTTGGGAAGAATTCAAGAATTCCTTTGGAGATATCAGAGCAGGGAATAAAACCCTGGCCCTGGCTATCTACGGTTTTTTTAACAACGGCGGCACCCGCTGCTGGGTCACGCGAGTTGCAGCGGCGGCGGGGCTCAACAATCTGGCCGACGCGCTGGCAGCCTTTGAACCCATCGACGAGATTACCATCGTGGCGGTGCCTGGAGCCACCTCACCCGTTCAGCACGAGGCGATTATTGCCCACTGCACAACGATGAAAGACCGCTTCGCCATCTTAGACAGCATCGAAAAACCGGCCAGCCTCACGCCAGAAGCCATTCGAGGGGGCACCGCCGGGGAAGGAGGCACCACCCCCACCGGCAACAGCGCCTATGCGGCCCTCTATTTCCCCTGGATTCAGGTGTTTGACCCGAGCACCGAGCCCGGTTCGATCATTAACCATCCCCCCAGCGGCCATATAGCGGGGGTTTACGCCCGAGTGGACGGCGAGCGAGGCGTTTTTAAGGCTCCGGCCAACGAAGTGATTCGCGGCGCTTTGGGGCTAGAGCGGCGGTTGAGCAAAAACCATCAGGAGGGCCTCAACCCAGCCGGGATAAATGCGATTCGTATTTTTGACGGCAACATCAAAATTTGGGGGGCTCGAACTCTGGGGGGCGATGCCAATAGCGAATTTAAGTACATCAGCACCCGCCGCTACATGAACTTTCTGCAAGAGTCCATCGACGAGGGCACGCAGTGGGTGGTGTTTGAACCCAACACCCCAGATCTGTGGCAGCGCATTACCCGCACGGTAGAAGACTTTTTGCTGGTGCAGTGGCAGACCGGCGGGCTATTTGGCGAAACCCCCAAACAGGCGTTTTTTGTCAAGTGCGACGCCGACACCAACCCGCCCCAGCTGCGGGAGCTGGGGCAGGTGGTCACCGAGGTTGGCGTGGCGATTGTCAGACCCGCCGAGTTCGTCATCTTCCGCATTCAGCAGCTCACCGGGAGTTAA
- a CDS encoding Pvc16 family protein, translating into MIRNLSETLQAILDQPALPGELAEAEIVFDRPVAQFNPQKTCINLFLYDIRENLELRSNESTVERRSGQAIIRRPPLRVACTYLVTAWVVGGTEVALQEHRLLSQVFQVLSRYDTIPEAFLRGDLRGQEPPLPMLVTSADGLKNPAEFWTSLGTPLRASLAVSVTLGMTIQAPETVPLTITHEIRLNGESIFQIGGQVTTAADQPVVGSSVLLVERSQTATTGKDGEFSFANHLPRGAYTLRVQRPDDSAHNFPITVPAIAGQTYNLRLP; encoded by the coding sequence ATGATTCGTAACTTAAGTGAGACATTGCAGGCAATTCTCGATCAGCCCGCTCTGCCCGGCGAACTGGCCGAGGCCGAGATTGTTTTCGATCGCCCTGTGGCTCAGTTCAACCCTCAAAAAACCTGCATTAACCTGTTTCTGTACGATATTCGCGAAAACCTGGAGCTGCGCAGCAACGAATCGACGGTAGAGCGGCGCAGTGGCCAGGCCATTATTCGCCGTCCACCGCTGCGGGTGGCCTGTACCTACCTGGTGACCGCCTGGGTGGTGGGGGGCACTGAGGTGGCGCTGCAAGAGCACCGGTTACTCAGCCAGGTTTTTCAGGTTCTATCGCGCTACGACACCATTCCTGAAGCTTTTTTGCGGGGTGACCTGCGGGGGCAAGAGCCACCCCTGCCAATGCTTGTCACCTCCGCCGACGGGCTCAAAAACCCGGCGGAGTTCTGGACATCGTTGGGGACACCCCTACGGGCCTCTCTGGCGGTGTCGGTCACCCTGGGTATGACTATCCAAGCGCCTGAAACAGTTCCCCTCACAATCACCCATGAAATTCGTTTAAACGGCGAAAGCATTTTCCAAATTGGCGGCCAGGTGACCACCGCAGCCGATCAACCGGTGGTGGGCAGCTCAGTTTTACTGGTCGAGCGCAGTCAAACCGCCACCACCGGCAAAGACGGCGAGTTTAGCTTTGCCAACCACCTGCCTCGCGGTGCCTATACGCTGCGGGTGCAGCGACCCGATGACTCTGCCCACAACTTTCCGATCACGGTGCCGGCGATCGCCGGGCAAACCTACAACCTGCGTCTACCCTGA
- a CDS encoding exopolysaccharide biosynthesis protein encodes MSAHTPRFSQEIKALLERLAQQPLTLAHVLSETAERGFSLVIGLLVLPFLFPMPPGVTTVLGSACLLLSLQMTVGRKVPWLPRRVAQFQFPPVLARQVLGNLQRVTRFSERFVRPRFTRLANNPSVWHINGACISWLTLLLMSPVPMTNPLPTVGILIFVVATLEADGVMMVLGYGVTGLITAVFGLLGYALWRSPELLLRWFGGP; translated from the coding sequence ATGAGTGCCCACACGCCCCGGTTTTCCCAGGAAATTAAAGCTCTCCTAGAGCGACTGGCCCAGCAGCCGCTGACCCTAGCCCACGTGCTCAGCGAAACCGCCGAGCGGGGTTTTAGTCTGGTGATTGGCCTGCTGGTGCTGCCGTTTCTCTTTCCCATGCCGCCGGGGGTTACCACCGTTTTGGGGTCGGCCTGCCTGCTGCTGTCGCTGCAGATGACCGTGGGCCGAAAAGTGCCCTGGCTGCCCCGGCGAGTGGCACAGTTTCAGTTTCCGCCAGTGCTGGCGCGGCAGGTGCTGGGCAACTTGCAGCGGGTAACGCGCTTCAGCGAGCGATTTGTGCGGCCTCGCTTCACCCGGCTCGCCAACAACCCTTCGGTGTGGCATATCAACGGTGCTTGCATTAGCTGGCTGACGCTGTTGCTGATGAGCCCGGTGCCGATGACCAACCCCCTGCCGACCGTCGGCATTTTGATCTTTGTGGTGGCCACCCTCGAAGCCGACGGGGTGATGATGGTGCTGGGCTATGGCGTTACGGGGCTGATTACGGCGGTGTTTGGGCTGCTGGGGTACGCCCTGTGGCGATCGCCCGAATTGCTCCTGCGCTGGTTCGGCGGCCCTTAG